A DNA window from Candidatus Deferrimicrobiaceae bacterium contains the following coding sequences:
- a CDS encoding NUDIX domain-containing protein, whose product MKAGVKFYPADKYLANLGVFKGLPVEIVVSAYLVKDDKVCLINHKDLKHWLPPGGHVKTKTKSKSELCKPIEGINDLVFEELLHEAVLREVREETGWNAEIIASGELYGEDETVCQVPSPRFVQYEQIKEVGRPRHVHINMVYFCKPLDYAVAPSGEEGPIEWFGLHDLDNKKRLFPHTRMNAIAAILQLGSIIPECLKVEEGRVLVPIGGRCAYRCRYCYTKRHDVYFGEPDPKRTAGLVAEVCKQNPGITITAQLGYDNDPFLNPELGLGIITNLIWLPVHIGFSTKAHISKETAKALSILRKVKIENKYNLSGLVTITSLESASKLEPYAPTPDKRFESVKNLSDAGIPILINLRPLLPDDVPLDEIKRIVYLAKEAGAIGIVIGAFWADPEGIVARGLNPQTSKTERKKALWSPHGLKWDRYIEDPEMVNVIKSTCKEVGLKVFDSTSTAVLYLNNLI is encoded by the coding sequence GTGAAGGCGGGTGTTAAATTCTATCCAGCTGATAAATATCTGGCAAATTTAGGCGTTTTTAAGGGGTTGCCTGTTGAAATAGTGGTTTCGGCATATCTTGTTAAAGATGACAAAGTCTGCCTTATCAATCATAAGGATTTAAAGCACTGGTTGCCTCCAGGTGGGCATGTCAAAACTAAAACTAAATCTAAATCGGAATTGTGCAAACCCATAGAAGGGATTAACGATTTAGTATTTGAAGAATTGTTGCATGAAGCAGTGCTCCGAGAGGTAAGAGAAGAAACCGGATGGAACGCGGAAATCATTGCCTCTGGGGAATTATACGGTGAGGATGAGACGGTTTGTCAGGTCCCGAGTCCCAGATTTGTTCAATATGAACAAATTAAGGAAGTTGGTCGTCCCAGGCATGTCCATATAAACATGGTCTATTTTTGCAAACCACTTGATTACGCAGTAGCCCCATCGGGCGAAGAAGGGCCTATCGAATGGTTTGGTTTGCATGACTTAGATAACAAAAAGAGATTATTCCCTCATACTAGAATGAATGCGATTGCGGCTATCCTTCAACTTGGATCGATCATTCCAGAATGTTTAAAGGTTGAGGAGGGACGGGTATTAGTTCCAATTGGGGGTAGGTGCGCATATAGGTGCAGATATTGTTACACAAAACGGCATGATGTGTATTTTGGTGAACCAGATCCAAAACGCACTGCGGGATTAGTAGCGGAGGTATGCAAACAAAATCCAGGAATAACAATTACAGCACAATTGGGATACGATAATGATCCTTTTCTAAACCCGGAACTTGGTTTAGGAATAATAACAAATTTGATATGGTTGCCTGTGCATATTGGTTTTTCTACCAAAGCTCATATATCAAAAGAAACAGCAAAGGCTCTTTCAATATTAAGGAAAGTTAAAATTGAAAACAAATATAACTTGAGTGGGTTGGTTACAATTACATCTTTGGAAAGTGCTTCAAAATTAGAACCATATGCTCCGACACCAGATAAACGCTTTGAGTCTGTAAAAAATCTTTCAGATGCGGGAATCCCAATACTCATTAATTTAAGACCTCTGCTGCCAGATGATGTTCCTTTAGATGAAATAAAACGAATAGTATACTTAGCAAAAGAGGCCGGTGCTATTGGGATTGTTATTGGTGCATTCTGGGCTGACCCTGAGGGAATTGTGGCAAGAGGATTAAATCCCCAAACATCAAAGACGGAACGGAAAAAGGCACTGTGGTCACCACACGGGCTGAAATGGGATCGCTATATCGAAGATCCAGAAATGGTGAATGTGATAAAATCTACATGCAAGGAAGTCGGGCTTAAAGTGTTTGATTCAACCTCTACAGCTGTTCTTTATCTAAATAATTTGATTTAG